The Vitis riparia cultivar Riparia Gloire de Montpellier isolate 1030 chromosome 3, EGFV_Vit.rip_1.0, whole genome shotgun sequence genome segment TAGGCTGTGACACTATGCTCACTAAATTTTCGCATTGTCCACccttcatattaaaaaatggcTTTCATTTCCACTTCTCAGTCTGCTTAATGCATTCTTTCTTTTCGAATTCAAATTCTCATAATTTCACCAATTTCTCTGTAATGCTACAAGGCCATATTTCACATTCGCATCTTCTTCAAATTCATGCTCAAATCTTTCGAGTTTACGCACATCAGGACAATCTCGTGGCAACTCGTCTCATCGGCCACTACCCATCTCGTTTGGCTATTCGAGTCTTTGATCAGCTTCTAACTCCCAATATATTCCCCTTTAATGCCATTATCAGAGTTTTGGGTGAAGAGGGTCTTTGCTCGTGTGCGTTCTTCGTGTTCAAAGCCTTATTGCAGCGCTCGCTTTCGCCTAACgatttcactttttctttccttctgaAGGCTTGCTTTCGATCAAATGATGCCAAGTATGTCAAACAAGCCCATACCCATGTTGTTAAATTGGGTTTTGTTTCTGATTCCTTTATTTGTAATGGTCTTCTTGTTGCGTATGCGATGGGCTTTAAGGATATGATATCGGCGCGTAaggtgtttgatgaaatgcctgACAGGGCTATGGTTCGTTGTTGGACTTCTTTGATTGCTGGGAGTGCTCAATCAGGTCAGACTGAAGAGGTTTTGCGCCTTTTCTTTATGATGGTTAAGGAGAATTTGAGGCCGGAAAATGATACCATAGTCAGTGTTTTATCTGCATGTTCAAAACTTGAGGCTGTAGAAATTGAGAAGTGGGTAATGATTTTATCAGAATTCATCAATGATGATGACACGGGGAGTTTTGGTCGAGATTCAGTCAACACTGTTCTTGCTTATTTGTATGGGAAGTGGGGAAAGGTTGAAAAGTGTAAGgaaagatttgatgaaattgtTGGAGTTGGCAAAAGAAGTGTGCTTCCTTGGAATGTGATTATAGGCGGATATGTCCAAAATGGTTGTTCCTTGGAGGCTTTGAGTCTTTTCCGGGTGATGATTGAGGATCTCAATCTTAGGCCCAACCATGTTACAATGGTGAGTGTGCTTTCTGCTTGCGCACAAGTTGGCGATTTAGATCTTGGTAAATGGATTCATGGATACGTGAAATCTGAAGGTTGCAAGACTATTCTAGAGTCAAACACATTTCTAGCCACTGCATTAATAGACATGTATTCTAAATGTGGGAgtttggggaaggcaaaagatgTTTTCCAGCAGATGGTCTCCAAGGATGTTGTTTCATTCAATGCTATGATCATGGGTCTTGCAATAAATGGTGAAGGAGAGGAGGCATTGAGGCTTTTCTCCAAAATGCAAGAGCTCGGTTTGCGTCCAAATTCTGGAACCTTCCTTGGTGTTTTATGTGCATGCAGTCACTCAGGGTTGTTAGACAGAGGGCAGCAGATATTTCTAGACATGATCCTGCACTTTTCTGTTCCTCCTGAACTAGAACATTATGCTTGCTATGTTGATCTCCTCGCACGAGTGGGCCTTCTTGAAGAAGCCTTTGAGGTTGTGGCCTCCATGCCCTTTGTGCCTAACAATTTTGTATGGGGGGCTTTGCTTCAGGGTTGCAGGCTCCATTCTAGATTGGAGTTAGCCCAAGATGTTTCCCAAAAGCTTGTTAAAGTAGATCCGGAAAATTCTGCAGGCTATGTGATGTTTTCCAATGCCCTTGCTAGTGATCAACAATGGGGGGAAGTCTCAGGCTTGAGGTGGTTAATGAGGGAAAAGGGGGTGAGGAAGCACCCAGGGTGTAGTTGGATCAGCGTCAACAGAGATGTGCATGAATTCCTTGCAGGATCCCTATCACATCCTCAAATTGATAGCATATATCATACATTAAATGGATTGGTGAAGGAAATGAAGGTAGCAAGTGCTTAGGAAGTTGACAAGATGAGACATGAAGATACTGATATTCTTTGGACCTTAACAATTGAAAATGTTTCCAGTTTCATTCTTCCTTGGGCAAAATAAGTTGTTGTTTAAGAAACTGAGGCCATAGGTGGGTACATATTTTTTGTTGTCCCTACCCCTTATACATATTTCCTGTGATTTTTGTCTTAATCATCTGATTTTGATACTCTGGTGAAATTGTATATGCCCCTTGTACATTAGGCTGAATTCTTGATCATGATAGAATTGCAGCAAGCTCTATTGTGATCCAGTAACAAAAAATCAGCAGTCTGTCTGTTTGACTTCAAGCTTCCAGTCAAATATTTGTTGTGTTCTTTGTATATATCTTTGGATACTGTGATTAAAGGGTGTTACATAATACTGTAAGATTGCACAACAGTTGAATGTGATACCTAGTTGGATATCAAAATATGTCGTGAGTGTTcttcaaatgtttttaaatgcTTTTATACATTGCTCCGGCAGGTGTTTGCATCATATCACAACACTCAGCTTGATGCTCTTTTGCATACTGAAAACAAAGTCACCAATCAGGTTATTATATGATCTTTTGCATTATTAACCTTTTCTTTGTGGTGTTTTTTGGTATGGGGAAGGTcgcttcattttgattttatttttctcttgattttttggACAAAAACCAGATGTTGATTGAGAATCTATGCGAGTACAGCCAGGAAGGAGTCTTTTACTTCTTTCTCTTTGGTTTCTTTGCAACGTAGCGGCATTTTCTTCTGGAGATTCTTGTAATCATGGACCTGATGACATCTTGCAGCTCAGCTTCATACAATTTCTTTTTGGCGCATTTTCCTTCTGGTAGTTATTCCTTGCAATCTgtaatatttcttgttatacaTGTAGATATGAATAATACTGGCATCATAGTATTTTCAGCACATCTGCAATAATACTTGAGAAGGCTaaagttaatttatttgttatataatgAGGAAACTCTCTTTATAGGTGTATCACATGAATTCTCAAAATGCATTGCCATTTCTTTAAAGAAATTTAACCaaagaaaaaggacaaaaataaatttaaaaattgccAACTCATCTGCTACTCTTTGGAGCAACCGACTACCCTTTAAAGTCTCCTTTGTGAAATATCTTAGTAACTGAATGAGAAACTGAAAGGATAATGTGCATGGACAAACACATAACTCTTCTAGTAATAAATACTCTGAGccaatttcttaatttttgaaatccTTAGAAcattttgttttatcatttttggtATTATCAGTACCCTGAGGCATATAACCCCTCTCCCCCGCGaactcttctttcttttcagtTGATCTGAAGATTGTACTAGTACAATCTGGTTAGCCTTTGGATTGGCTTTCTTGCAGCCTCTTCATACCATATTGTACATAGAAGTGCAATTGAGCCAACTTCTGATTTTAGCTTGTTGTGATTGGCTATTTCTAAAGATTTTAAATTGATGCTTACATACATGAGCTTATTGGTTACTAGAGGATTGACTATAAGTATTGGTTTTTCTCTTGTTCAATTGCTTTTTTTACGTTCTTTCTTTCTGAATTCCcagatcttaatttttttatatgcttttcTGTTATCTCATCTTCAAATTTGCTCTTCATGGTGCATTCATTCTGTTATTGCCTTATGTAGCATCCTTTTGTGGTTTTCCCCAGCTGGTGTTTTCACCAAAGAACAAGCTCTCAGTATTCTGGTCAGGAAATCCTACTGCTATCACTATTGCTGCAGGCCAAGTTCTCTCTCCAGATCCCATCACTGAGGAGACAAACCTGGATATCAAGGTAAGCAAGcctgtcttggatgattacagttttttttttttccatgcttCATAGGCTAAATAAAGCAAGCTGCGTTTGGAAAGCTTAAGCTCTGACCCGTCTAGTGCCCATTCATCAGCTGATGCGAGCTGAACCTGAATTATAGCCTGGCACAGCTCAGTTTCTATGTGAGCACAGCTTGAACAAATTCAGCTTGGTTATATTTGACTCTACTTGCAACGTAACTTTAAATACCTTTCTAGGGGAAAGcttgtttgataatttagatTCTTGAAACGACATTATTAGTTTCAGTTAATGTCTAAAGGATTAAATATCCTTGGCGAGCTAAGGTCAAATATCGATTAAGGCTGTAACATGAAGTATAGCATGAACTCAAGCAAAAAAGGTAGTTGTGTTTTTAGAAGTAATGATTAAGCAATCAATTAAAGTCTTTTGATAAGGGATTCAACTATTTTGAGTATGAACATCAACAACGGGATGCTTAATGTCAATTCCAATTGACATACGATAGTGAATAAATGTTTAAGAtgaaaattcacttttatttttaagacaaaTTTTTTGGATAGGATAATTTGAATGTTGTAATTCCAGTATTCACTCGTATTATTAatgaaatgatataattttcttctctgTAATTATTCTAATTGTTCATTGTCTTATGTTatgattggaaaaaaaatacaatctacCTAAAGACTGTGATCTTACCCAAAGCTCGTTATGATTAGATGCATTTGAGATTATTGGATTTAAGTCTATTAGTGAATATAATTATACACTATTCAAAATTAGCTTTGTATGATATGTGGAAAAGGTTATCGAATAAGACATGCTGGAAAAGACATTTACATCATTATAAATTATCATCTACAAGTTCCTATAATAAGATAAATTCTCATTTTTCATGAcaagatatattttttcaaatgttttgatttaGTTATACTTTAtccaatttttagaaattttatgcaaaacaaaaacaaattaattgatTGTGTAGTCTAGTGATAACCATCAAGCTCATGCATGATCCTTGGAAAATGGATGAATTCCCATATTTTGccgattttattttaaaatttcaaagtggCAAGAATCATCATTATTGTATTAAGAAAAGTAAGAATGAGAAAAAGGAGTATGCACAAGGACTTAGGATCACAATGGGGTGTATATTTTTTGATATCCATCTTGCCTTGTCTTGCCCCATTCCTAATAAgacaagtttgaaaaaataataaatgaatttgagGCGGTTCGAGATTGTCTTGTCTCATATTACCCTTTTGAGTTTTggaatttattgatatttgtgCTAAGCCCCTTATTAATCAGATAAGATATTGGAGAGCTAGGATTATCAGTAGAGACTTTGAAGCATATCCAAAGAACATGGGTTATCTCATTGCTGCAGATCCTTTTCACCAGATTTCCTGCAGTAAGAAATTGATCATCTACCAACCAAGTCCATTTCTAAAGATATTAAGCTACTTGATGAGCATCGTAGGGATTATATCCTCCCCTAAGCACACTCTTTTCAATCCTTCTCATGATGCTCCACCGACAAGAATATTCTCCATCGACAAACTTTAAGCAGTTTCAGCACCGAAAGCATAATTGTCTCCAGCATGTGATTCCACAGTTCAAAAGCAACCTGTCAGCCATCAATACTCCTCCGAAAGTGAGATTCGTTAGTTGAAAAGTGctacagtaaaaaaaaaaagaaaaaaaaaagtcagttttactattcactattcattcATGGGTTCACTATTCATAGCCAAAGTAAAAAAAGCATACAATACTCTATCTACTGCTTTGTACTATTTAAGATTCCTTTTTTTAGCTATTTATTGAGGCAAGCTCCTCAGTTGTAAGCAGGCTGAATTCACGACTAATTTTCCCCTTCTTCTCCATCTTAagcttctcattctctcttttttctctctcaccaTGTAAGCCTTCAAGCCAAAGCTTTCTTCAAAGCTTTCCTACCCTTttccattgtaagatatttcaTTTCCCTGTTTCTCCTTATTATAAGTATGTTTTTCAAATTATGTAATATAAAGTTTGatgttcattttctttaaatttctttattaaatatctttGTGTATTTCCGATTTATgtcaaaactcaaaatcaaataagagaaaTCGGAAATACataaagatatttaataaagaaatttaaagaaaatgaacatCAAACTTTATATTACATAACTTGAAAAACATACTTATAATAAGGAGAAACagagaaataaaatatcttacaatggaaAATGGTAGGAAAGCTTTGAAGAAAACTTTGGCTTGAAAGCTTACAtggtgagagagaaagaagagagaaggagGAGCTTAAGATGGAAAAGAGGGGGAAAATTAGCCGTGAATT includes the following:
- the LOC117911722 gene encoding pentatricopeptide repeat-containing protein At3g29230-like isoform X1 — translated: MLTKFSHCPPFILKNGFHFHFSVCLMHSFFSNSNSHNFTNFSVMLQGHISHSHLLQIHAQIFRVYAHQDNLVATRLIGHYPSRLAIRVFDQLLTPNIFPFNAIIRVLGEEGLCSCAFFVFKALLQRSLSPNDFTFSFLLKACFRSNDAKYVKQAHTHVVKLGFVSDSFICNGLLVAYAMGFKDMISARKVFDEMPDRAMVRCWTSLIAGSAQSGQTEEVLRLFFMMVKENLRPENDTIVSVLSACSKLEAVEIEKWVMILSEFINDDDTGSFGRDSVNTVLAYLYGKWGKVEKCKERFDEIVGVGKRSVLPWNVIIGGYVQNGCSLEALSLFRVMIEDLNLRPNHVTMVSVLSACAQVGDLDLGKWIHGYVKSEGCKTILESNTFLATALIDMYSKCGSLGKAKDVFQQMVSKDVVSFNAMIMGLAINGEGEEALRLFSKMQELGLRPNSGTFLGVLCACSHSGLLDRGQQIFLDMILHFSVPPELEHYACYVDLLARVGLLEEAFEVVASMPFVPNNFVWGALLQGCRLHSRLELAQDVSQKLVKVDPENSAGYVMFSNALASDQQWGEVSGLRWLMREKGVRKHPGCSWISVNRDVHEFLAGSLSHPQIDSIYHTLNGLVKEMKVASA
- the LOC117911722 gene encoding pentatricopeptide repeat-containing protein At1g08070, chloroplastic-like isoform X2; translated protein: MISARKVFDEMPDRAMVRCWTSLIAGSAQSGQTEEVLRLFFMMVKENLRPENDTIVSVLSACSKLEAVEIEKWVMILSEFINDDDTGSFGRDSVNTVLAYLYGKWGKVEKCKERFDEIVGVGKRSVLPWNVIIGGYVQNGCSLEALSLFRVMIEDLNLRPNHVTMVSVLSACAQVGDLDLGKWIHGYVKSEGCKTILESNTFLATALIDMYSKCGSLGKAKDVFQQMVSKDVVSFNAMIMGLAINGEGEEALRLFSKMQELGLRPNSGTFLGVLCACSHSGLLDRGQQIFLDMILHFSVPPELEHYACYVDLLARVGLLEEAFEVVASMPFVPNNFVWGALLQGCRLHSRLELAQDVSQKLVKVDPENSAGYVMFSNALASDQQWGEVSGLRWLMREKGVRKHPGCSWISVNRDVHEFLAGSLSHPQIDSIYHTLNGLVKEMKVASA